The Deltaproteobacteria bacterium region ATAAAAACTGTCACTATTAAGTGATTTATCTTTGTTAAAATTGTAAATCAAAAAACCAATTCATTATTCTATATGCCTCATTACCTTTTTAATATTGTCATAAAACTCCAATAAATTTTTGACAAATAAAGCTACAAATACCCTCTTGCGTTGCCACCTAATTTCAGTCAATAGGGCGCCCCATAGTACAGTTGGAGACTATTTATGACGACATTTAAAACTGGTGGTGACATTGACGCATATTGTTCTAAATGCCGACTTGAGCTGGCACATATTATCGTCGCCATGATCAGCAATGAAGTAAAACGTGTTCAGTGCAAAACCTGCCAAAGCGAACATGCATACAAAGCAAAAGCTACCGCTAAAAGTCCTACTGCTAGTTCGTCTCGTGAACGTTCAACCAAAAACACTCGCAAAATTGGCGGTGCAGGTGTTGGTATTGGTGCTACTCGTTACCAATACGATGAACTAATTAAAGGACACAATATTTCAGGCGCCCCAAAATACCGACCAGCTAAAACATTTAAAGAAGGTGAATTTATTAATCATCCAACATTTGGCTTAGGTATAGTAACGCGTATATTAAGTGATTCTAAAATTGAAGTTCTCTTTCCTGCCTGCAGTAAAGTTTTAGTACACGCACGTGGTTAGCATTAAAATTTTACTTTTTAAATAAAGCTTCGAGCTTTGCTTTAGCGGCAGTTATATCTACAGGCGCTTCACGCTCGCCTTCATATGCTTTAAACATTCCACAAAAATTAGCACGCGACTTATCGGGCACATATTCAGCAATGGTTTCTTTGCATTCATTATGTGAACCTGGATCGTAATATTGGCAATTTTTACATGAATGCATATCTGATCCACAGTGTGGGCACTCGTCGTTACGTTTAACCTTGTCTTCCATTTCGGTTGGTTGCTGACATGACCAACAGCTAAATGTCCATTTTGACATTAGTCTCCCTTTCTTGCCGTAAACTTTTGACTTATTGCTCCTCGCATGTTGACCGGGAGCAGGTCAAGTCGAATTACTTTAACCTCAACCTCACACTTATCGCCCCGTAGAACCAAATCCATCACCACCACGGATACTTTCTGGCAATTTATTAACTGTCTTAACATTAAGAGTATTTACCTTGGCTATGACTATTTGAGCCACACGTTCACCGCCAGAAATTACAAATGGTTCACTGCCATGATTGATAACAATTACTCTTACCTCACCACGATAATCAGCATCGATAGTGCCAGGTGAGTTTAACAAAGTAATGCCATGTTTTATTGCTAACCCGCTACGTGGCCTAACTTGCGCTTCGTAATCAGGGGGTAGTGCCATTGCAAAACCACATGGAATTAAAGCTCGATCACCAGGAGCAAGAGTTACTGGCTCATCTAAAGCTGCAGCAATATCATAGCCAGCGGCATGCTCACTCATACGACGTGGCCCTAAAGCTAATTCATCAAAACGTGGGTGCAAGGGCAATATTGCAATTGTGTTTTCGTTCATGCGTGGTCCTTAAATAGTAAATGGTGGAACTCCTGTTTTGCTATAGCCACCATCAACATGAATGACTTCGGCGGTAACACCACGCGACAAACTCGACAAGGCAAAAACTGCAGCATCTCCAACATCTTGGGCATCGATATTACGTCGCAAAGGAGCAGCATGTTCGATAAATCCCATTAAATCACGCAAACCACTGACCCCGGCAGCAGATAAAGTGCGTACTGGCCCTGGACTTAGTGCATTGACGCGAATTCCATATGGCCCAAGATCACACGCCAAATAACGCACCGCGGCTTCAAGAGCTGCTTTCGCTACCCCCATAACATT contains the following coding sequences:
- the dut gene encoding dUTP diphosphatase, with the translated sequence MNENTIAILPLHPRFDELALGPRRMSEHAAGYDIAAALDEPVTLAPGDRALIPCGFAMALPPDYEAQVRPRSGLAIKHGITLLNSPGTIDADYRGEVRVIVINHGSEPFVISGGERVAQIVIAKVNTLNVKTVNKLPESIRGGDGFGSTGR